The following proteins are co-located in the Flectobacillus major DSM 103 genome:
- a CDS encoding DUF6807 domain-containing protein produces the protein MKKISLIVGLMIASAGSYAQQKVDKIQLVVKKNEKKVDVLVDGQPFTAYFFPSDSILKKPVLYPIRTSKGTIVTRSYPFIKKAGERVDHPHHVGMWLNYESVNGFDFWNNSTAIKDRSKYGTIRHTGIEKVVGGHGKGELQVTADWIDTDGKGSTLLKEETTYIFYAKGNQRIIDRITTLTAEDKEVTFADVKDGAFAIRVARELEHPSDKPDIFVDANGIETKVDKLDNSGITGQYHGSNGINGEAVWATRANWMDLSGKINNEDISICIIDHPQNVSYPTYWHARGYGLFAANPLGVKVFSQGKETLNYKLAPHQSMTLRYRTVITSGKVSDSEYNTLAKQFAESL, from the coding sequence ATGAAGAAAATAAGCTTGATAGTGGGCCTTATGATTGCCTCTGCTGGTTCGTATGCTCAGCAAAAAGTAGATAAAATTCAGTTGGTCGTGAAAAAAAATGAAAAAAAAGTTGATGTCTTAGTCGATGGACAGCCTTTTACCGCTTATTTTTTTCCGAGTGATTCCATTCTGAAAAAACCAGTTTTATACCCTATTCGCACTTCCAAAGGTACAATTGTTACTCGCAGTTATCCTTTTATCAAAAAAGCTGGCGAGCGTGTCGACCACCCTCATCATGTTGGTATGTGGCTCAACTACGAATCCGTTAATGGTTTTGATTTTTGGAATAACTCAACGGCTATCAAAGACCGTAGCAAATATGGAACTATTCGTCATACAGGTATCGAGAAGGTAGTTGGGGGGCATGGTAAAGGTGAATTGCAGGTAACAGCCGATTGGATAGATACCGATGGCAAAGGAAGTACTTTGCTAAAAGAGGAAACTACCTATATTTTTTATGCGAAAGGCAACCAGCGTATAATTGATCGTATTACCACCCTAACAGCTGAAGACAAAGAAGTAACATTTGCCGATGTAAAAGATGGTGCTTTTGCTATTCGGGTAGCTCGCGAATTAGAGCATCCCTCTGACAAACCTGATATTTTTGTCGATGCCAATGGAATCGAAACCAAAGTAGATAAGCTTGATAACTCAGGAATTACAGGACAGTACCACGGTAGCAACGGAATCAATGGCGAGGCGGTTTGGGCTACAAGAGCCAACTGGATGGACCTTTCTGGCAAAATCAATAATGAAGATATTTCTATTTGTATTATCGACCACCCACAAAATGTAAGTTATCCAACCTATTGGCATGCTCGTGGTTATGGCTTATTTGCAGCTAATCCTTTGGGGGTCAAGGTATTTTCGCAAGGCAAAGAAACGCTTAATTACAAATTAGCTCCGCATCAGTCTATGACTCTACGCTATCGTACCGTTATTACCTCTGGAAAAGTTAGCGATAGTGAGTACAATACACTAGCAAAACAATTTGCCGAAAGCCTCTAG
- a CDS encoding RagB/SusD family nutrient uptake outer membrane protein — translation MNIKYIFKHARVLGFAALMLTGQSCSDLLDEKVISGIGNDYMNTPKGLEDAVNAAYSSLRYYYGTQQGLTMTEYGTDIYATGADGSYKGFHFYDTQLNPTVDYLGNTWDELYKGVNTCNAIIARAPSNSLADATKKLRIAEAKFLRAHYYFLLFQQWGGVDLRLTETLVPTKATKRATEAEMYNAIIKDLTEAIADLPNSSSQYGRAIKPAAEMSLAKVYLAKAYSSQKATDDFSKAAALCNNVVNNYGFKLLDDFASVFDENNQKNSEIVFAVQYTSDLLTNLTNNTGNVNGGNNLHLLFGMQYDVQAGMQRDILNGRPFKRLRPTTYCTDVVFGERVNDSRYKKTFKDTWYSNKPGSYNTAFDDSKAKVTFAAGDTAIFIPGYEMSKEERAKKPYQVLVPSKYSEALFPTLRKFFDTKRPDMTYESGSRDFFVYRLADAYLMLAEAQLGAGNVKAATDAINMVRRRAAWPGKQSAMEVSTVDFNLIVEERARELAGEQTRWMDLKRWGILVERVQKYNPQAAPNVKAIHLVRPIPQTQIDRSEKGVFAQNPGY, via the coding sequence ATGAATATCAAATATATATTTAAACATGCAAGAGTCTTAGGTTTTGCTGCTTTAATGCTTACGGGGCAATCTTGTTCAGATTTGTTGGATGAAAAAGTTATTTCGGGTATTGGTAATGACTACATGAATACCCCGAAAGGTCTAGAAGATGCTGTAAATGCTGCCTATTCTAGTCTTAGATATTATTATGGAACACAACAGGGCCTCACAATGACCGAATATGGTACCGATATTTATGCTACTGGTGCCGATGGTAGTTACAAAGGCTTTCATTTCTATGATACCCAGCTTAACCCTACGGTAGATTATCTGGGCAACACCTGGGACGAGCTTTACAAAGGGGTCAATACCTGTAATGCTATTATTGCTCGTGCCCCAAGCAATTCATTGGCCGATGCTACCAAAAAACTAAGAATTGCAGAAGCAAAATTTTTAAGAGCTCACTATTATTTTCTTTTGTTTCAGCAGTGGGGTGGTGTAGATTTAAGATTGACAGAAACCCTAGTGCCAACTAAAGCAACCAAAAGAGCTACCGAGGCCGAGATGTACAATGCTATTATCAAAGACCTTACTGAGGCTATTGCCGACCTGCCTAACTCATCATCACAATACGGAAGGGCTATTAAGCCTGCTGCCGAAATGAGTTTAGCCAAAGTGTATTTGGCCAAAGCGTATTCTAGTCAAAAAGCAACAGACGATTTTTCTAAAGCAGCTGCTTTATGTAACAATGTGGTAAATAATTATGGTTTCAAATTGCTAGACGATTTTGCTAGTGTTTTTGACGAAAACAACCAGAAAAACAGTGAAATCGTATTTGCGGTACAATATACATCCGACTTGTTGACCAACTTAACCAACAACACTGGTAATGTTAATGGTGGCAACAACTTGCACTTGTTGTTTGGTATGCAATACGACGTACAGGCTGGTATGCAACGTGATATCCTTAATGGTCGTCCATTCAAGCGTTTACGCCCAACTACTTACTGTACTGATGTTGTATTTGGCGAAAGAGTAAACGATTCTCGCTATAAAAAAACCTTTAAAGATACTTGGTACTCTAACAAGCCAGGTAGTTACAATACTGCTTTTGATGATTCAAAAGCTAAAGTAACCTTTGCGGCTGGCGATACAGCTATATTTATTCCAGGTTATGAAATGTCGAAAGAGGAACGTGCCAAAAAACCATATCAGGTATTAGTACCAAGCAAATATTCGGAAGCATTATTCCCAACTTTGCGTAAATTCTTCGATACCAAGCGTCCAGATATGACTTACGAGTCGGGTAGCCGAGATTTCTTTGTATACCGTTTGGCCGATGCCTATTTGATGCTTGCCGAAGCTCAGCTTGGTGCAGGAAATGTCAAAGCAGCTACTGATGCTATCAATATGGTTCGTCGTCGTGCAGCTTGGCCAGGAAAACAGTCTGCTATGGAAGTGTCTACTGTCGACTTCAACCTTATTGTAGAAGAAAGAGCTAGAGAATTGGCAGGCGAACAAACTCGTTGGATGGACTTAAAACGCTGGGGAATCTTGGTTGAGCGTGTTCAAAAATACAATCCACAGGCTGCACCAAATGTAAAAGCAATACACTTGGTTCGTCCTATTCCACAAACACAAATTGACCGTTCTGAAAAAGGTGTATTTGCCCAAAACCCTGGTTATTAA
- a CDS encoding SusC/RagA family TonB-linked outer membrane protein — MSMLSFAMLLMLSFTGFAQQTVTGKVTSSEDGQGIPGVSIMIKGTNKGTTTDGTGSFKIVSSSEKDILGISAIGYVSTEVAIGKRSSINITLAVENQALSEVVVVGYGTQKKSQLTGAISQVSAKQISEMPITNLGQALQGRTAGVDVSQSGSKPGTTPKILIRGRRSFNAGNDPLYVVDGIPLSAGYEDMNPNDVQSMEVLKDATATAIYGARGANGVVLITTKRGGVKGKTTVTYDMYVGQSEALNKLTLFNGPEFAEYVREAYRSTGIYRNAAGAIVPTGQSDPVADSKIAVLGGDPNVVAGLAEGRSTDYQNLILKKGFQQNHTIGIQGGNDRTQFYISAGYFLDKGITEGLDYTRTSLRANIDHEVNKWLKVGLSSYMMFSNRNGENLNPYSFTIQQNPLGAAYKADGSINFTPTNDALLTNPLAEIVPGAQVDNTRRYRIFNSIYTEVKILEGLKYRVNFGPDFTISRWGRFIGAQTNARKGGDPQASDENRFGFNWTLENIINYQKTYGKHNLNVTLLQSIQKDRFESYTANVQGVPAETQQFYNLGNASSVVGVGSMLTEWTINSFMGRINYDYNDKYLLTLTLRRDGSSRFGVNTKYGNFPGIALGWNISNEDFLKGVQWLDLLKIRAGYGAVGNQGVAPYQTQGLLNRTSYAWDNTGAFGYRPNTIGNPDLRWESSATTNVGFDFSFWKGRLQGSLELYQTNTTDLLLSDQLPGSIGFAAVTRNVGETRNRGIELGLSTVNVNTKGGFKWTTDFQFTKNKEEILSLYNGAVDDIGNKWFIGQPLNSFFDYKKVGIWQASEAEQAAKYYPGDKGNALGAGVGQVKVQDTNGDGVINASDRVLIGSDVPDFSAGLTNRFTYKNFDLSFFFFGRFGQTIVSGFHQNNNALAGRYQQIKVDYWTPNNPNAEFPRPFSTQEFPQYNTTLIYFDGSFIKLRNINFGYTFKDNIAKKLGMESLRIFSSIQQPLIWSKFISKYNGVDPETSGTAVDNGITPATKVFTVGINAKF, encoded by the coding sequence ATGAGTATGTTATCGTTCGCGATGCTCTTAATGCTGAGTTTTACTGGCTTCGCCCAACAAACGGTAACAGGAAAAGTAACCTCCTCTGAAGACGGACAGGGTATTCCTGGGGTGAGTATTATGATAAAAGGTACAAACAAAGGTACAACTACCGATGGCACAGGCTCATTCAAGATTGTCTCTTCATCAGAAAAAGACATATTAGGGATTTCAGCTATTGGTTATGTTTCTACTGAGGTAGCTATAGGCAAAAGAAGTTCAATCAATATTACCTTGGCTGTTGAAAACCAAGCTCTTTCCGAGGTTGTGGTTGTAGGTTATGGTACACAAAAGAAAAGTCAATTAACAGGTGCTATATCGCAAGTATCGGCCAAGCAAATTTCGGAAATGCCCATTACCAACTTAGGACAGGCATTACAAGGAAGAACCGCTGGGGTTGACGTTTCGCAGTCGGGTTCAAAACCAGGAACAACACCCAAAATTTTGATTCGTGGTCGTCGTTCATTCAACGCTGGAAACGACCCGCTCTATGTAGTTGATGGTATTCCTTTATCGGCTGGTTATGAAGACATGAACCCCAACGACGTGCAGTCGATGGAAGTACTCAAAGATGCCACCGCTACGGCAATCTACGGTGCTAGAGGTGCCAATGGTGTAGTTTTGATAACAACCAAAAGAGGTGGTGTAAAAGGAAAAACAACCGTTACTTATGATATGTATGTAGGCCAGTCGGAGGCCTTGAATAAGTTGACGTTATTTAACGGGCCAGAGTTTGCTGAATATGTACGAGAAGCTTACCGCTCTACGGGTATCTACAGAAACGCAGCTGGGGCTATTGTACCCACTGGCCAGTCGGACCCTGTGGCTGATTCAAAAATAGCCGTATTGGGTGGCGACCCCAACGTTGTAGCTGGCTTGGCCGAAGGCAGAAGTACCGACTACCAAAACTTGATTTTGAAAAAAGGTTTCCAACAAAACCATACCATTGGTATTCAGGGCGGAAACGACAGAACTCAGTTCTATATTTCGGCTGGTTATTTCCTAGACAAAGGTATTACAGAAGGGCTAGATTATACCAGAACATCGTTGCGTGCTAATATCGACCATGAGGTAAATAAATGGTTGAAAGTAGGATTATCTTCTTATATGATGTTTAGCAACAGAAATGGCGAAAATTTGAACCCGTATAGTTTTACGATACAACAAAACCCGCTGGGTGCTGCGTATAAAGCTGACGGTAGTATCAATTTTACTCCTACTAACGATGCTTTGTTGACCAACCCATTGGCCGAGATTGTTCCGGGTGCACAGGTAGACAATACTAGAAGATATAGAATTTTTAATAGTATCTATACTGAAGTGAAAATTCTGGAGGGCTTGAAATACCGTGTCAACTTTGGCCCAGATTTCACTATTTCACGCTGGGGTAGATTTATTGGGGCTCAAACCAATGCTAGAAAAGGTGGTGACCCACAAGCTTCGGACGAAAACCGTTTTGGCTTTAACTGGACGCTCGAAAACATTATTAATTACCAGAAAACCTACGGTAAGCACAATTTGAACGTAACATTGCTTCAGTCTATTCAAAAAGACCGTTTTGAGTCTTATACAGCCAATGTTCAGGGGGTTCCTGCAGAAACACAACAATTCTATAATTTGGGTAATGCGAGTAGTGTTGTGGGTGTGGGTAGTATGTTAACAGAATGGACTATCAACTCGTTTATGGGTCGTATCAACTACGATTATAACGATAAATATTTGCTTACCTTAACACTTCGCCGTGATGGCTCAAGCCGATTTGGGGTAAATACCAAATATGGTAACTTCCCGGGTATAGCATTGGGCTGGAATATTAGCAATGAAGACTTCTTGAAAGGTGTTCAGTGGCTTGACCTCCTCAAAATCAGAGCTGGCTATGGTGCTGTAGGTAACCAAGGGGTTGCTCCGTACCAAACGCAAGGTTTGTTAAACAGAACTTCGTATGCTTGGGACAATACAGGTGCTTTTGGCTACCGTCCAAACACTATTGGTAACCCAGATTTAAGATGGGAAAGCTCTGCTACTACCAACGTCGGCTTTGATTTCAGTTTCTGGAAAGGACGACTACAAGGTTCATTAGAGCTTTATCAAACCAATACCACCGACTTATTATTGTCTGACCAATTGCCTGGCTCTATCGGATTTGCGGCCGTAACTCGTAACGTAGGTGAAACTCGCAACAGAGGTATCGAATTGGGGCTTTCAACAGTAAACGTCAATACAAAAGGAGGCTTTAAATGGACAACAGATTTCCAATTCACTAAAAACAAAGAAGAAATTCTTTCCCTTTACAATGGTGCTGTAGATGACATTGGTAACAAATGGTTTATTGGACAACCCCTTAACTCATTCTTTGACTACAAAAAAGTAGGAATTTGGCAAGCGAGCGAAGCCGAACAAGCAGCCAAATACTACCCTGGCGACAAAGGTAATGCCTTGGGTGCTGGTGTAGGGCAAGTGAAGGTACAAGATACTAATGGCGACGGCGTAATCAATGCTTCAGACAGAGTATTGATAGGCTCGGATGTACCTGATTTCTCGGCAGGTTTGACAAACCGTTTTACTTACAAAAACTTTGACTTATCGTTCTTCTTCTTTGGGCGTTTTGGACAAACAATCGTAAGTGGTTTCCACCAAAACAACAACGCTTTGGCTGGTCGTTACCAACAAATCAAAGTAGATTATTGGACACCAAACAACCCAAATGCCGAATTCCCTCGTCCGTTTAGTACACAAGAATTCCCTCAGTACAACACTACTTTGATTTACTTTGACGGTTCGTTTATCAAATTGAGAAACATCAACTTTGGGTATACCTTCAAAGACAATATTGCTAAAAAATTGGGTATGGAATCATTGAGAATTTTCTCTAGTATTCAACAACCTTTAATTTGGTCAAAATTTATTTCAAAATACAACGGTGTTGACCCTGAAACGTCTGGAACGGCTGTTGACAATGGTATTACACCAGCAACCAAAGTATTTACGGTTGGTATTAATGCTAAATTTTAA
- a CDS encoding RNA polymerase sigma factor: MMTTKKITDEVGLWNAFRGGDHDAFTLIYRSYVNLLYNYSTSITQDRELIKDCLHDLFVELWRNHQNLGETTSIRYYLMASIKRKLVRHLETQQRQIQHHESYYVEYPDYVGSHENRLVACEDEQQFSNVLNESFRFLTKRQREAISLKFFHDMDTDQISNLMDINPQSVYNLIFGALKTLKQHISIEKVSFA, translated from the coding sequence ATGATGACTACAAAAAAAATTACGGATGAGGTGGGCTTATGGAATGCTTTTCGTGGAGGCGACCACGATGCCTTCACGTTGATATACCGTAGCTATGTAAATCTCTTGTATAATTACAGTACTAGCATCACGCAAGACCGTGAATTAATCAAAGATTGTTTGCATGATTTGTTTGTAGAGCTTTGGAGAAACCATCAAAATTTAGGCGAAACTACTTCTATTCGTTATTATTTGATGGCTTCTATCAAAAGAAAATTAGTGCGTCATCTGGAAACCCAACAACGCCAAATACAACATCATGAAAGCTACTATGTAGAATACCCCGACTATGTGGGTTCGCACGAAAACCGATTGGTAGCTTGTGAAGATGAACAGCAATTTAGCAATGTATTGAATGAATCTTTTCGTTTTTTGACCAAGCGTCAAAGAGAGGCTATTTCATTGAAGTTTTTCCATGATATGGATACCGACCAAATTTCAAACCTCATGGACATCAACCCTCAGTCGGTTTATAACCTTATTTTTGGAGCACTGAAAACCTTAAAACAGCACATTTCTATCGAAAAAGTGTCATTTGCTTAG
- a CDS encoding amidohydrolase family protein, with protein MKKLLYTFISIMMFGTVLQAQTSTFPRNGVQDERPNLYAFTNATVITDANTVIEGATLLIKGTVIEAIGKNVTIPVGTTIVDLKGKRIYPSLVEAYSNYGLPEVKREAGRFRGDPQFDSKKKGAYNWNQAVTPEISATDLYSGNAAAAEELRKAGFGATISHSQDGIVRGTSVLVALTDEKDQEAVLKGNVSSHFSFSKGSSTQDYPNSLMGSVALLRQTYLDADWYKKSKTKPEYNISLEAFNNNAALPQVFEVTDKLGVLRANKIGKEFGVQYIIKGGGDEYQRLDEIKAIGASLILPLNFPSTPDVEDPFDASVVSLAEMKHWEMAPANAAILAKAGINFAFTSTSLKSKADFLANLRKAIEYGLDEKVALAAITSTPAQLLKVDNLVGSLKPGMLANFLITSDNIFKDGNIIFENWVKGKRFVINNMNVTDLRATYDLAVGTKTGLKLNITGKFDKPEYQIQVTDSIKVSPKVTRNGDLFTISFKLDAKKDKGDTRISAYYDGKNLKGDGFDAEGTPVKFVANYKDAFKEAVVKADTAKKVLPSIGKITYPFNGYGTEQKPKTETILVKNATVWTNEKDGILKNTDVLLKDGKIAQVGKNLSATGAKVIDGTGKHLTNGIFDEHSHIGLLSVNEGTQSVTSEVRMEDVVNSEDVNIYRQLAGGVTSSQLLHGSANCIGGQSAIIKLKWGEAPDALKIPNADGFIKFALGENVKQANWGDRARVRFPQTRMGVEQIMMDAFLRAKEYEKSWNEYNKATNKATLTAPRRDLELDALVEILNKKRFITCHSYVQSEINMLIKVADSLGFKVNTFTHILEGYKVADKMKAHGANGSTFADWWAYKMEVKEAIPFNAALMTKVGINTSINSDDAEMARRLNQEAAKTVMYGGLTEEEAWKLVTLNPAKMLHLDGRLGSIKAGKDADVVLWNENPLSVYAKPEKTIIDGAVYFDIDKDKELRASIASERNRLIQKMLNSKAGGAPTVKPDFRKPKLFHCNTLGGLTEEEGEVRAFGMLQQDDSCGK; from the coding sequence ATGAAAAAACTCCTTTACACATTCATCAGCATTATGATGTTTGGAACGGTACTTCAGGCTCAAACCTCAACATTTCCACGCAATGGGGTGCAGGATGAGCGACCGAACCTATATGCTTTTACCAATGCCACCGTTATTACAGATGCCAATACGGTTATTGAAGGGGCAACATTACTTATCAAGGGTACCGTAATTGAGGCCATTGGCAAAAACGTTACTATTCCTGTAGGTACTACGATTGTCGACCTTAAAGGAAAACGTATTTACCCTTCGTTGGTTGAAGCCTACTCAAACTACGGTTTGCCAGAAGTAAAAAGAGAAGCTGGCCGTTTTCGTGGCGACCCCCAGTTTGACTCAAAAAAGAAAGGAGCTTATAACTGGAACCAAGCCGTAACGCCAGAGATAAGTGCTACCGATTTGTACTCGGGCAACGCTGCTGCTGCCGAAGAGTTGCGTAAAGCTGGTTTTGGTGCTACTATTTCGCACTCGCAAGATGGTATCGTTAGAGGTACTTCGGTGTTGGTGGCCCTTACCGACGAAAAAGACCAAGAGGCTGTTTTGAAAGGCAATGTGTCTTCACATTTTTCTTTCTCGAAAGGTAGTTCTACCCAAGACTACCCCAACTCATTGATGGGGTCGGTGGCTTTGCTTCGCCAAACATATTTGGATGCCGATTGGTACAAAAAAAGCAAGACAAAACCCGAATACAATATTTCGTTAGAAGCATTCAATAACAATGCGGCTTTGCCACAGGTATTTGAGGTTACAGATAAATTGGGCGTTTTGCGTGCTAACAAAATCGGAAAAGAATTTGGGGTACAATATATTATTAAAGGTGGTGGCGACGAATACCAACGTCTCGACGAAATCAAAGCGATTGGTGCATCATTGATTTTGCCACTTAATTTTCCGTCTACTCCCGATGTTGAAGACCCATTCGATGCTAGCGTAGTATCGTTGGCCGAAATGAAACACTGGGAAATGGCTCCTGCCAATGCTGCTATTTTGGCAAAAGCAGGTATAAATTTCGCTTTCACAAGTACTAGTTTGAAAAGTAAAGCCGATTTCTTGGCCAATCTTCGTAAAGCAATCGAGTATGGTTTGGACGAAAAAGTAGCTTTAGCTGCTATTACTTCAACACCAGCTCAATTATTAAAAGTAGATAACTTGGTTGGTAGCTTAAAGCCAGGTATGTTGGCCAACTTCTTGATTACTTCCGACAACATTTTCAAGGATGGTAATATCATTTTTGAAAACTGGGTAAAAGGAAAACGCTTTGTTATCAACAACATGAATGTAACAGATTTGCGTGCTACTTACGACTTGGCTGTAGGTACTAAAACAGGCTTGAAATTGAATATTACAGGTAAGTTTGATAAGCCTGAATACCAAATTCAAGTAACTGACTCAATCAAGGTTAGCCCTAAAGTGACAAGAAATGGCGATTTATTCACGATTTCTTTCAAATTGGATGCCAAAAAAGACAAAGGAGATACACGTATTAGTGCTTATTATGATGGCAAAAACTTGAAAGGCGATGGTTTTGATGCAGAAGGAACACCCGTAAAATTTGTGGCTAATTACAAAGATGCTTTCAAAGAAGCCGTTGTAAAAGCTGATACCGCCAAAAAAGTACTTCCTTCTATCGGTAAAATTACGTATCCATTCAATGGCTATGGTACAGAGCAAAAACCCAAAACTGAAACGATTTTGGTGAAAAATGCTACTGTTTGGACAAACGAAAAGGATGGTATCTTAAAAAATACCGATGTGTTGTTGAAAGATGGTAAAATTGCTCAAGTAGGCAAAAACCTAAGTGCCACAGGAGCTAAAGTAATTGACGGAACAGGGAAACACCTAACCAATGGTATTTTTGATGAACACTCTCATATTGGTCTTTTGTCGGTAAACGAAGGTACTCAGTCGGTAACTTCTGAGGTACGTATGGAAGATGTAGTAAACTCGGAGGACGTAAATATTTATCGTCAATTAGCTGGTGGGGTTACTTCTTCTCAGTTGTTGCACGGTTCGGCCAACTGTATTGGTGGACAATCAGCTATTATCAAGTTGAAGTGGGGTGAAGCTCCAGACGCTTTGAAAATACCAAACGCTGATGGCTTTATTAAGTTTGCTTTGGGCGAAAACGTAAAACAAGCTAACTGGGGCGACCGTGCTCGTGTTCGCTTTCCACAAACTCGTATGGGGGTTGAGCAAATCATGATGGATGCGTTTTTGCGTGCTAAAGAATACGAAAAATCATGGAACGAATACAACAAAGCTACTAACAAAGCTACCTTGACAGCCCCTCGTCGTGATTTAGAATTAGATGCCTTGGTAGAAATTTTGAACAAAAAACGTTTTATCACTTGTCACTCGTATGTACAGTCTGAAATCAATATGTTGATTAAAGTAGCTGATTCATTGGGCTTCAAAGTAAATACGTTTACGCATATCTTGGAAGGTTATAAAGTAGCCGACAAAATGAAAGCTCACGGAGCAAACGGTTCTACTTTTGCTGACTGGTGGGCCTACAAAATGGAGGTAAAAGAAGCTATTCCGTTCAATGCGGCCTTGATGACTAAAGTGGGTATCAATACCTCTATCAACTCGGATGATGCAGAGATGGCTCGTCGTTTGAACCAAGAAGCTGCCAAAACCGTAATGTACGGAGGTTTGACAGAAGAAGAAGCTTGGAAATTAGTTACTTTGAACCCAGCAAAAATGTTGCATTTAGATGGCCGTTTGGGTAGTATCAAAGCAGGGAAAGATGCCGATGTGGTACTTTGGAACGAAAACCCACTTTCGGTATATGCCAAGCCAGAAAAAACAATCATTGATGGTGCCGTATATTTTGACATCGACAAAGACAAAGAGCTTCGTGCATCTATTGCCTCAGAACGCAATCGTTTGATTCAGAAAATGTTGAATTCAAAAGCTGGTGGTGCTCCAACGGTAAAACCTGATTTCAGAAAACCTAAATTATTCCACTGTAATACTTTGGGCGGTTTGACCGAAGAAGAAGGAGAAGTAAGAGCATTTGGTATGTTGCAACAAGACGATAGCTGTGGTAAATAA
- a CDS encoding amidohydrolase family protein, with protein sequence MKKISFIYILALLLSSKTIFAQNQAAASPQTKAIALTGATIHTAAGQVIENGVIVFDKGIITKVGAAGTVYDKAATETVDVSGKHVYPGLISPVNQLGLIEIEAVRATNDQAEIGAINPHVRALIAYNTDSELIPTVRGNGVLITQVTPVGEIISGMSSVMQLDGWNWEDAVLKKDDGIHLNWIGYFKRDFNFDTFSATLKKNDKKEEQLREIEKTFTDAIAYAQIKNPSVINVKMEAMKGLFDGSKKLYISADYGKEIIEAVQFAKSKGVKSIVIIGGEEALLAADFLRDNNVPVIVASTHRLPNSVDDDTDLPYKLPHLLAQKGVTVGLAYIGLNWRTRNLPFLAGTVAGHGMSKEDALKLVTINNAKILGIDKYVGTLEVGKHATLVVSQGDLLDMRSAKVEHAFIQGKKVDLDDKQKRLYKKYAQKYGTN encoded by the coding sequence ATGAAAAAAATATCATTTATATATATTCTGGCTTTGTTATTAAGTAGCAAAACCATTTTTGCCCAAAACCAAGCTGCCGCAAGCCCTCAAACCAAGGCTATTGCCCTGACTGGTGCTACGATTCATACGGCTGCTGGGCAGGTTATCGAAAACGGTGTAATTGTATTTGACAAAGGTATTATTACAAAAGTTGGTGCGGCTGGTACAGTATATGATAAAGCTGCTACCGAAACCGTTGATGTGTCTGGAAAACATGTTTATCCTGGGCTTATTTCACCTGTCAACCAATTGGGCTTGATTGAAATTGAGGCAGTACGTGCTACCAACGACCAAGCCGAAATTGGAGCTATTAACCCTCACGTTCGGGCTTTGATTGCCTATAATACCGACTCTGAGCTTATTCCGACGGTACGTGGCAATGGCGTTTTGATTACGCAGGTAACACCCGTTGGCGAAATTATTTCGGGAATGTCGTCGGTAATGCAATTAGATGGCTGGAACTGGGAAGATGCCGTCTTGAAAAAAGACGATGGTATTCACCTCAACTGGATTGGTTATTTTAAACGTGACTTCAACTTTGATACATTCTCGGCTACGTTGAAAAAGAATGATAAAAAAGAAGAACAATTGCGCGAAATCGAGAAAACGTTTACCGATGCAATTGCTTATGCTCAAATCAAAAACCCAAGCGTAATCAACGTGAAAATGGAAGCTATGAAGGGCTTATTTGATGGCTCGAAGAAGTTGTACATTTCGGCTGATTATGGCAAAGAGATTATTGAAGCAGTACAATTTGCTAAATCTAAAGGCGTAAAAAGTATCGTGATTATTGGTGGCGAAGAGGCTCTTTTAGCAGCCGATTTCTTGCGCGATAATAACGTACCTGTAATTGTGGCAAGTACTCACCGTTTGCCCAATAGCGTAGACGACGACACTGACTTGCCGTACAAATTGCCTCATTTGTTGGCTCAAAAAGGTGTTACGGTAGGTTTGGCTTATATTGGTCTGAACTGGCGTACACGCAATTTGCCTTTCTTGGCAGGTACTGTGGCTGGTCATGGAATGAGCAAAGAAGATGCCTTGAAACTTGTAACTATTAATAATGCCAAAATATTGGGTATCGACAAATACGTTGGAACACTCGAAGTAGGCAAGCACGCAACTTTGGTAGTGTCGCAAGGCGATTTACTAGATATGCGTTCGGCAAAAGTAGAACATGCGTTTATTCAGGGTAAAAAAGTTGACCTTGATGACAAACAAAAACGTCTTTACAAAAAATACGCTCAAAAATACGGTACAAACTAA